The genomic stretch TCCATTAAAAGCTAAAAGTTTGGCATATTTGATCAGGTTATATTTAGTCGGATAACTCAAGACCATTTGTTCACCTTCCAGAATCTGATCAGCAGATGCCTTGCTATAAGGATTCAGACGAATCCAGGCAATGCGATGATTAAACTCGGTCAGCAAATAAATTGGTTTTTCATTGGTGATTTTTTCCGGCTGTTTTTCATAACGAATACTTTGTCCAAGTTTTGGTACTACAACGTCATAATCCCGATAAATCACAATCAATAAAAGCAATCCGACAGCAAAAATGAATTTCATGCCGATTGATGGCATAACTATTATTTTAATTTTTGGATTTTGTGCCAGAACTGTACCCAGAATAAAACCCACCGGTAACAGGAAATAGGCATAATGCTGTGGAAACTCAAACATGGCATGCGTCACAAAAGCCCCGATCATCAAGATCCCGATGACAGACTCTGGCGTGTTGACCCAGCGCTGCAACTGATAACCCAAATAACCAAAGTACGCCAAAAACGGCAGACCGATGATCAACCCATTCCAGAGTAAAAAGTCCAGAATAAAATTATGCGCGCTACGAATCCAGACCGGGCCTTGTACTGTATCGCTAATCGAGACAAAAGCGATACTGGTCTGATACCAACCATAGCCAAACCATGGTTGCGCCTGAATTGCCGCTAGCATTTGCTGCCAGATGGCAAGTCGTGACATATCTCCGGTGGCACGCGACACCACATCCCGGCTTTGTACCACGTCCGTATCCATCGCCTGTGCAGCGAGCTGACTGAGTAATGGAAAAGCACCAATACAAGCAACAAAGAAGATAAACCAAGCGATACTGTAATACCATTTCAGGCGAATAATACCTTTAAATTGATAAAAAGCCAGATAAAGCATAATCGCAATCGCAGCGACCCAAGCAGTACGTGACTGGCTTAAAGCCACTCCCATAACAATCACAGCAGCGCAGGCAAATAGCCATTTGGTCTGGATTTTTTTCTTTTCATAAAGGTACAGACAGCTCATCAATGCCATGACGAGAAAAGTCGCCATATTATTGGGCTGGGCGAAGTTGGCATAGGGCCGTTGAGTACCACTGATATTCACCATCCCCGGTAAAGTTGCATCCAGATTTGTCCACTGGCAAAGTGCAATGATGCCCGTGACAGTACCTGAAGCCAGAAACACATAACTCAGATTAGCGAAAGTTTCTTCTCGGTTATAGTTTCCTGTTGATAAGTTATAACCGAGTACACTTGCCAGCCAAAAGCTTAAGACGAAAATATAGCCCATCATGGCGATACTAAAAAAGAACACCTGCCCTGCCAGAAAATGTATAAATGGTACACAGGCAAGTAGTAATAAAGGTAAGCTAATAGTTGGGACTTTTAGTTTTTCTTTTAGACAGATAGCTGCAAGAGTGAATAACGCAAAGAAGGCATACAATTCACCCGTATAAGTCACCCAAGGGCGGTAATGGATCGGCATGAGCCATGCGAGGGAGATGAGGATTGCTGCGATAAGGGCAAGCGTGAATTTCATGGAAATATCAGGCGGTAGAAGTTTGGCACATGATAAACAAAAAAGCAGATTAAGGGTTAATCTGCTTTTTGATCCTTCACACATAAGTTAGTTCCATGGGCGGAGGTTAACGATTTTGATCACTTCGGCTGTTTCTTTCTTAATTAAAACCACCATATCGACTGCACTAGCTTTTAGCGGTACCCAAGCATCTGCATTTGGATATTTTGCTAAAGTTTTTTCAACTTCTGTTTTTGAGTTGTACTGTTCCAATTCTTTAAGGGGCAATGCACGTTGTTGAATTTGAGTTTTGGCTTGAGTCAGTTCTACATAGCGTTCTGGACGTTGAGCAACAGAAATACCATCAAATATTTCTGCAAACATTTCATTATTGCGTTGTTGTGTATCTTTTGCAAATTCAGTAGAAACATATTGCGGTTTAAACCATGAAGGTTGTTGGAATTGTGGCTGGGCTTGCTGAATATTAATATCAACTAATTCATTTTTGCGTACAAGTTCAAAGCGATCTACATTATAAACCAACCATGCAGGACGACCTTGTTCTAGATTATACAATCCATATACCAATGCTGATATTTGCAAAAGAATAACGACACTTAAATCAAATTTTAGTGATTTTTTGCCTTCCCTATAAACCAAAAGTCCAAGTAGAGGTCCGACAATAATATCAATTAGAATTAACATCAAAAATATTTGTGTAACACCAACTGCAGTTGCTAACGGCTGTGGATACCAGACTCCAAAAACTAATCCAATTACTGCTAGTACAATAAATATGGAAATTCCCAAATGACTAAGAAAGAATCGAATACGTTTAGATATGATCAAATTACAACCTTGCTACTGTGTACTTAGCATTTCAAAAAACTTTGATTTAATTTCAGATTTTGTAATTTCATACAAAAGATCTTCTAAATCAGCTTTATTTTGGTGTTTAAAATCCCCTACGACTTCAGAGTGAGCATGATAAAATTCTAATAATTTTTCACTATGTTTTAAAACAACAATTAAGTCACTATCTTCAACAGAATTGGCTTTAGAAATAGTTTTAATCTCAAAATTTAGTCCCTGATATAGATATAATTCTTTTCTAATTATTTTTCTCCTATTTATTTTAAAATAATTAATTAAAAAGACTGGCGAACCAGTCTTTTATTTAATCTCTAGTTAAAAACTAAAAATTAACGACACTCTGAAGGAGCATATTTAGCTGGTAAAGCAGTAGCAGCAGCAGGAGCACCTTTAGCAAAGCCTCGAGCAGTTGCTTGTCCAGTAGTAGAAGACATACAAGCCCATTGTACTGAGCCTGAAAGCCCTGCAGCTAATGCTGCGCCAGCTGTACTACCAGCCGTAGCTTTAATATAAGGCGCCATTACAATTGTTTTTTGACGTGCATCTGTCGGTAAACTAGTATCAGCAGTCGTAGTTAGAGTTAATGTACCTGTAAGAGGTGCAGCTGCAATAGACTGTAAATATTTGCTTACGGGAGCTGTTGCTGAGCCTTGAGTTACAGCTGTTGCGGCAGATGCTACACCAACCATACCATTAGTTTGAAAACCTTCACTAATTGCAGATTTAGCAGATGCACCTGCTACAACTACTTCAGAAATTTTGGCACGTACTGTATAATCTTGATAAGCAGGAATCGCTACCGCAGCCAAAATACCGATAATCGCTACAACAATCATTAATTCAATAAGGGTAAAACCCTTTTGTACTGTATTCATAACATTCTCCACAAATGTTTTTTGTTTATTTATAAGCCTAAAGAAAAAGCTCATTTAGCTTAATTTTATATTTAGCACGAAGTGTGCCAAGTTTTATTATAATAAAATTAACAGAAAAAACAGCACTTTAAAAAAATATTTTTATTTTTGTAATTTTTATGTTTTATTTTGTGTAACTAACTGACAAAAAATGTCAGTTAATTGACTAAAATCACCCCAGAATAATCGGTTTATTCCCTAATTCATTCTTTAAATCATCTATTTTTCGATCATAGTACTGATCTAACACCTCTCCAATTTGCTTTACCCCTTCAATTACACCCTCTTTAAACTTCTGCTGAGCCAGATTTTGAATGATGCTTTGACAGATTTCATCCCAGACCTGCTGGGTTGTCGCATTCTTAATTCCCCGATCAATCACAATTTCAACCTTGTGCTCGCAGAGGTTCAAATACAGGAGTACCCCACTGTTATATTCGGTATCCCAAACCCCAATTTCAGCAAATAACTGACGGGCACGACAAAGTGTATCCTGATAATAAGCAGATCGTGAAGGTAGACAGCCTTCAATCACCACCTGAATCTCCCCCACATGTCCATGCTCGGCCTCTTCAACCGCCACTGCAATCGCATGCTGATCCTGCTTGGAAAAAAAACGCTTGGTTGCCGGCATATAAAAGAAATGTTTTAACCAGCGCTTAATACTCGGCTGCGCATGTTCTTCCAACTTCGGCCGCGTGACAATTTCTGTTGTATCTGTAGTTGTTACCATGAGCCTGATGCTCCTCCCCCGCCAAATCCACCACCGCCACCGCCGAAGCCGCCGCCCCCAAAACCACCACGACCACTACCGCCGCGGCCACCACCTGCCATAAAGGCATGTAAAATCAGCTGGGCAAGCGAGGTGACCAATAAAAAGAATACCCCGGCACCAATCATTAAACTGGCAATTAAACCCATGCCATTGACCAGACCGGCAGCTGTCCCTGCAACTGCGGCAGTCGCAGCACTGAGTTTTCTGCCAAAAATCATGGAACCCATGACACCCGCAATAATAATGAAGATGACACTCCCAAAAGTAGCTTGCGATGCTTTTTGAGCTTGATAAGCTTGCTCCTGGCGCTCTTTGATTTCATCCGCTGCCTGTGCAGCAATTTCAGGATCTAAATTTAAAATACGTTCAATTTCGGTTAGTCCGGAATCAATGCCTTGTGCATACTGACCTTGCTTAAAAAATGGCGTAATTTTGTCATGAATAATACGGCCAGCTACAATATCGGGTAGAATCCCCTCCAAGCCATAACCGGTCAAAATTTGAATACGGCGATCATTAATAGCAATGGTCATCAATAAACCATTATCGCGTTTGGCTGAACCGAGTTGCCAGGCGTCAGCCACGCGCATGGAATAATCAAAAATATCTTCTTGCCCTGTGGTCGGAACAATGACTACACCTATTTGCCCTTTGCCTTCATTATAAAGTTTCAAAATACGCTGACTGAGTTGCTGTTTTTCAGCGGGACTAAGTAAATTTGCCTGATCAATGACCGGTTCATTCAGGCTTGGTAAGTCGCGCTGAAACTGCCCTTCCGCCATGTCATTGGCAATTTGCGGCTGTGATGCTGCTGCAGTTTCTGTATTTTGGGCTGGAGTATTTTGATTATTTTTAGGCTGTAAGATTTCACGGGCTACGATGACTTCTTCAGTATCTGTAGCCGTCGCCGTTTCTGCTGAAACAAGTGTTGTCATTCCCATGCCCAACATAAGAATCAAACTAGCACAGTATTTCAGCAGTATTTCAGGCATCTGATCTCTCACTTATCTACAGATATTACTTATTCAAAGGAAACCGTTGGTGCTTTCTGTGCACTTTGCTCGGCGCTAAAGTTCGGTTTGGTGTCCATACCAATCACTTTGGCGGTCATGACTTGCGGGAACTGGCGCGCATAAGAGTTGAAGTCCTGTACTGTCGTAATATAACGGTTACGTGCCACTGCAATCCGGTTTTCAGTTCCTTCTAGCTGCACCTGTAAATCACGGAACTGCTGGTTCGCTTTCAAATCTGGATAATTCTCAGTGACGGCTAAAAGACGAGACAAGGCACTGGTCATCTGGGCCTGTGCTTCCTGATAGCGTTGGAATAGTTCAGGATCTTCTAGTACTTCACGATCTACTTTCAGGCCGGCAACATTGGCACGTGCTTGGGTCACTTCTGTTAAGACCTGCTCTTCATGCGAGGCATAGCCTTTGACCACATTGACCAGATTAGGCACCAAATCGGCACGGCGCTGATACTGGTTCTGCACTTCAGACCAGGCTGCCGTTACGGCTTCATCTTTGACTTGTAAGGTGTTATAGCCGCAACCACTCAGGGTCAAGGTACTGGCTAGCATTAAGGCGATAAGAGATTGTTTAAATACACGCATGATATCTTGTCCTCAATTCTTTATTAATATTTATATAATTAATTTGATTTTAAACAGTATTTTCTAAAGTTTTGTTACTTTTTATAATCTTTTTAAGGGCCTCTCTTTAAGTTAGACAATATCCAAAAATAAAAAACCCGCCGTAGCGGGTTGTTTGAATGACTTCAGTGAATTTTCAACTGTTAAACATCCAGATAATCCAGAATCCCTTCAGCTGCCTGACGGCCTTCCCAGATTGCGGTTACCACCAGATCAGAACCGCGAACCATGTCACCACCAGCAAAGATTTTTGGATTCGAGGTCTGGAATTTGTATTGTTGCTGCTCAGCGGCAACGACACGACCTGAACCATCCAGATTAATCTCGACATCTGCAAACCAGTCCGCTGGGCTGGTACGGAAACCAAAGGCAAGCAATACAGCATCCGCAGGCAAAATTTCTTCTGAACCTGGAATTGGTTCCGGGCTACGGCGACCACGGCTATCTGGCTCACTCAACTGAGTCGTAACGAATTTCACCCCCGTCACTTTACCATTTTCACCCACGATTTCGATTGGCTGACGGTTAAACTGGAATTCCACCCCTTCTTCACGCGCATTTTTTACTTCACGACGTGAACCCGGCATATTTTCTTCATCACGACGGTAAGCACATACAACAGACTCAGCACCCTGACGAATTGAGGTACGGTTACAGTCCATAGCTGTATCACCACCGCCTAAAACGATGACTTTCTTGCCTTCAACACTGATATATTCAGACGGATTTTTTTCCCAGCCTTGGCAACGATTGACATTGGCAATCAGGAAATCTAGTGCATCATACACACCATCCAGATCTTCACCGGCAAAACCACCTTTCATATAAGTATAGGTGCCCATACCCATGAATACAGCATCGTAGTCAGCCAGTAATTGGTCAATCGTCACATCTGTACCAATTTCAGTATTCAGACGGAATTCAACACCCATACCTGTAAAGATTTCACGACGGCGTTTCATCACGTCTTTTTCCATCTTGAATTCTGGAATACCGAAAGTCAGCAGACCACCGATTTCAGGACGTTTGTCGAATACCACTGGTTTAACGCCATTACGTACCAGAATGTCTGCGCAGCCTAAGCCTGCAGGACCCGCGCCAATGATGGCAACTTTTTTATCAGTCCATTTTACTGAAGACATATCTGGACGCCAGCCCAATGCAAAAGCAGTGTCATTAATATATTTTTCTGCATTACCAATCGTTACCGCACCAAAACCATCATTCAGGGTACACGCCCCTTCACACAGACGGTCTTGCGGACAAACACGACCACAAACTTCTGGCAAGGTGTTGGTCTGGTGACACAGTTCAGCCGCCTGAAACAACCGGCCTTCAGACACCAGTTTTAACCAGTTTGGAATATAGTTATGTACCGGACATTTCCACTCACAGTAAGGGTTACCACAGCCTAGACAGCGATGTGTCTGATTGGCTGCAATTTCCGCGGTATAAGGCTTATAAATTTCCACAAATTCTGCTTTGCGGACATCAATCTCTTTTTTCTCTGGATCTTGGCGTGCGACATCCAGGAATTGAAAGTCATTATTCAGGCGTTCTGCCATGTCTCTCTCCGTGGGGAGATGTAAGGGGGTTCACAGTTGCCTTACATCTGCCTATGTTTCTGCAGTAGTGG from Acinetobacter lwoffii encodes the following:
- a CDS encoding PglL family O-oligosaccharyltransferase — translated: MKFTLALIAAILISLAWLMPIHYRPWVTYTGELYAFFALFTLAAICLKEKLKVPTISLPLLLLACVPFIHFLAGQVFFFSIAMMGYIFVLSFWLASVLGYNLSTGNYNREETFANLSYVFLASGTVTGIIALCQWTNLDATLPGMVNISGTQRPYANFAQPNNMATFLVMALMSCLYLYEKKKIQTKWLFACAAVIVMGVALSQSRTAWVAAIAIMLYLAFYQFKGIIRLKWYYSIAWFIFFVACIGAFPLLSQLAAQAMDTDVVQSRDVVSRATGDMSRLAIWQQMLAAIQAQPWFGYGWYQTSIAFVSISDTVQGPVWIRSAHNFILDFLLWNGLIIGLPFLAYFGYLGYQLQRWVNTPESVIGILMIGAFVTHAMFEFPQHYAYFLLPVGFILGTVLAQNPKIKIIVMPSIGMKFIFAVGLLLLIVIYRDYDVVVPKLGQSIRYEKQPEKITNEKPIYLLTEFNHRIAWIRLNPYSKASADQILEGEQMVLSYPTKYNLIKYAKLLAFNGYEAEAKHQLQRLKTIQKTEMSYEELTQDVPR
- the tfpZ gene encoding TfpX/TfpZ family type IV pilin accessory protein, which gives rise to MSKRIRFFLSHLGISIFIVLAVIGLVFGVWYPQPLATAVGVTQIFLMLILIDIIVGPLLGLLVYREGKKSLKFDLSVVILLQISALVYGLYNLEQGRPAWLVYNVDRFELVRKNELVDINIQQAQPQFQQPSWFKPQYVSTEFAKDTQQRNNEMFAEIFDGISVAQRPERYVELTQAKTQIQQRALPLKELEQYNSKTEVEKTLAKYPNADAWVPLKASAVDMVVLIKKETAEVIKIVNLRPWN
- a CDS encoding pilin, which produces MNTVQKGFTLIELMIVVAIIGILAAVAIPAYQDYTVRAKISEVVVAGASAKSAISEGFQTNGMVGVASAATAVTQGSATAPVSKYLQSIAAAPLTGTLTLTTTADTSLPTDARQKTIVMAPYIKATAGSTAGAALAAGLSGSVQWACMSSTTGQATARGFAKGAPAAATALPAKYAPSECR
- a CDS encoding TPM domain-containing protein, which gives rise to MVTTTDTTEIVTRPKLEEHAQPSIKRWLKHFFYMPATKRFFSKQDQHAIAVAVEEAEHGHVGEIQVVIEGCLPSRSAYYQDTLCRARQLFAEIGVWDTEYNSGVLLYLNLCEHKVEIVIDRGIKNATTQQVWDEICQSIIQNLAQQKFKEGVIEGVKQIGEVLDQYYDRKIDDLKNELGNKPIILG
- a CDS encoding TPM domain-containing protein; the protein is MPEILLKYCASLILMLGMGMTTLVSAETATATDTEEVIVAREILQPKNNQNTPAQNTETAAASQPQIANDMAEGQFQRDLPSLNEPVIDQANLLSPAEKQQLSQRILKLYNEGKGQIGVVIVPTTGQEDIFDYSMRVADAWQLGSAKRDNGLLMTIAINDRRIQILTGYGLEGILPDIVAGRIIHDKITPFFKQGQYAQGIDSGLTEIERILNLDPEIAAQAADEIKERQEQAYQAQKASQATFGSVIFIIIAGVMGSMIFGRKLSAATAAVAGTAAGLVNGMGLIASLMIGAGVFFLLVTSLAQLILHAFMAGGGRGGSGRGGFGGGGFGGGGGGFGGGGASGSW
- a CDS encoding LemA family protein yields the protein MRVFKQSLIALMLASTLTLSGCGYNTLQVKDEAVTAAWSEVQNQYQRRADLVPNLVNVVKGYASHEEQVLTEVTQARANVAGLKVDREVLEDPELFQRYQEAQAQMTSALSRLLAVTENYPDLKANQQFRDLQVQLEGTENRIAVARNRYITTVQDFNSYARQFPQVMTAKVIGMDTKPNFSAEQSAQKAPTVSFE
- a CDS encoding FAD-dependent oxidoreductase, which produces MAERLNNDFQFLDVARQDPEKKEIDVRKAEFVEIYKPYTAEIAANQTHRCLGCGNPYCEWKCPVHNYIPNWLKLVSEGRLFQAAELCHQTNTLPEVCGRVCPQDRLCEGACTLNDGFGAVTIGNAEKYINDTAFALGWRPDMSSVKWTDKKVAIIGAGPAGLGCADILVRNGVKPVVFDKRPEIGGLLTFGIPEFKMEKDVMKRRREIFTGMGVEFRLNTEIGTDVTIDQLLADYDAVFMGMGTYTYMKGGFAGEDLDGVYDALDFLIANVNRCQGWEKNPSEYISVEGKKVIVLGGGDTAMDCNRTSIRQGAESVVCAYRRDEENMPGSRREVKNAREEGVEFQFNRQPIEIVGENGKVTGVKFVTTQLSEPDSRGRRSPEPIPGSEEILPADAVLLAFGFRTSPADWFADVEINLDGSGRVVAAEQQQYKFQTSNPKIFAGGDMVRGSDLVVTAIWEGRQAAEGILDYLDV